One window from the genome of Carassius carassius chromosome 15, fCarCar2.1, whole genome shotgun sequence encodes:
- the LOC132158210 gene encoding ankyrin repeat and IBR domain-containing protein 1-like isoform X1: MGNTATKFRKALISGDEVLAYQLYEGNPQFKESLDPNTSYGEPYQHNTPLHYAARHAMTRILRSFLFSKDGNPNKRNMHNETTLHVLCMGPNILLSEGALQPRLARPYEDERRRAECLQMILKWTGAKLDRGEYESADISATDNKKNTPLHYAAASGMKTCVELLAKRCADLFAENENKETPCDCAERQHHKELALSLESQMVFSTDPHAEDIEAEYAALDRREFYEGLRVQDLRRLKDMLIVETADMLQVPLFTAEALLRAHDWDREKLLEAWMSNAENCCQRSGVQMPTPPPRGYNTWDTLPSPRTPRTTRSSITSPDEISLTPADDDRSLCGICMCAASMFEEPVDIPCGHEFCRGCWESFLNMKIQEGEAHNIFCPAYDCFQLVPVEVIESIVSREMDKRYLQFDIKAFVENNPAIRWCPRAGCDRAVRLAGQGPGASTSDPLSFPRLQAPAVDCGKGHLFCWECQGEAHEPCDCQTWKMWLQKVTDMKPEELAGVSEAYEDAANCLWLLSNAKPCANCKSPIQKNEGCNHMQCAKCKYDFCWICLEEWKKHSSSTGGYYRCTRYEVIQQVEEQSKEMTVEAEKKHKNFQELDRFMHYYTRFKNHEHSCQLEERLLKTAKDKMEQLSKVLSGREGGPPDTTFIEDAVHELLKTRRILKCSYPYGFFLEPKSTKKEIFELMQTDLEMVTEDLAQKVNRPYLRTPRHKIIRAACLVQQKRHEFLASVARGVAPNDSPEAPRRSFAGGTWDWEYLGFASPEIQRSHAFLGGIDPREHYQYTGSHPQAYAEFQYRRRHRQHRRGDMASLRSNTPDPDDPDHSTLDAQEIGGGQRSGLPMLHDSLDEDDPNILLAIQLSLQDSGLTAGGAGIDAQEILTNEASLGAIGTSLPTRLDPVLCEIDVPRAALSSSELLEVGDSLKKLGNISGQNVPPRYDNLNNPSCEATEGPFQVPSGHTETSDFSSDNANLLGNIMAWFHDMNPQNISLVPSDSDFGIQSVRMTTEPTECAIPQWTPGGDREAEHEFDSVIEREPVRPTQLDLVGLHMCPVPPASSVELGETPSGLNPCYSDTPKCDSDPDQPSSSSSEWEGQVHLV, from the exons ATGGGGAACACGGCCACCAAGTTCCGCAAAGCACTGATCAGTGGAGATGAGGTTCTGGCCTATCAGCTCTACGAGGGCAACCCACAGTTCAAAGAGTCTCTGGACCCCAACACCTCATATGGGGAACCATACCAACACAACACCCCGCTCCATTATGCTGCCAGACATGCAATGACGCGCATACTCAG GTCCTTCCTGTTCAGCAAGGACGGGAACCCCAACAAACGTAACATGCACAATGAGACCACACTGCATGTGTTATGCATGGGGCCAAATATCTTGCTATCCGAAGGGGCTCTGCAGCCGCGTCTAGCCCGTCCCTATGAAGATGAACGCAGACGTGCCGAGTGCCTCCAGATGATCCTAAAGTGGACCGGCGCCAAACTGGACCGTGGTGAATATGAGAGTGCTGACATCAGTGCCACCGATAACAAGAAAAACACTCCACTACACTACGCTGCTGCCTCAGGGATGAAGACATGTGTGGAG CTTCTGGCGAAACGTTGTGCAGACCTGTTTGCAGAAAATGAAAACAAGGAGACCCCATGTGACTGTGCAGAAAGGCAGCACCATAAGGAGCTTGCACTCAGTCTGGAGTCTCAGATGGTCTTCTCCACTGACCCCCATGCAGAGGATATTGAGGCAGAGTATGCAGCTTTAGACCGCAGGGAG TTTTATGAAGGTTTGCGAGTGCAGGACCTCAGGAGACTGAAGGACATGCTGATAGTGGAGACGGCAGATATGTTGCAAGTTCCTCTCTTCACCGCAGAGGCTCTTCTTCGTGCACATG ACTGGGACAGAGAGAAACTCCTGGAAGCTTGGATGTCTAATGCTGAAAACTGCTGTCAGCGCTCAGGTGTTCAGATGCCAACTCCACCGCCCAGAGGCTATAACACCTGGGACACCCTGCCCTCACCCCGTACGCCTCGCACCACTCGCTCATCCATCACCTCCCCTGACGAAATCAGCCTGACCCCTGCTGATGATGATCGCTCCTTG TGTGGCATTTGTATGTGTGCAGCCTCCATGTTTGAGGAGCCTGTTGATATTCCATGTGGTCATGAGTTCTGCAGAGGATGCTGGGAAAG TTTCCTGAATATGAAGATTCAGGAGGGGGAGGCCCACAATATCTTCTGCCCAGCCTATGACTGCTTCCAGCTGGTTCCTGTTGAGGTTATTGAGAGCATTGTGTCCAGAGAGATGGACAAACGTTATCTGCAGTTTGACATCAAG GCATTTGTGGAGAATAATCCTGCTATCCGGTGGTGCCCGCGGGCTGGCTGTGATAGAGCAGTGCGATTGGCCGGACAGGGGCCAGGTGCCAGCACCTCTGACCCTCTCAGTTTTCCTCGCCTCCAGGCCCCTGCGGTGGACTGTGGCAAGGGCCATCTTTTCTGCTG GGAGTGCCAAGGAGAGGCCCATGAACCGTGTGACTGCCAAACTTGGAAGATGTGGCTCCAGAAAGTCACTGATATGAAACCAGAAGAAT TGGCAGGTGTAAGTGAGGCGTATGAAGATGCTGCCAACTGCCTGTGGTTACTCAGCAACGCCAAACCCTGTGCTAACTGCAAATCTCCCATTCAGAAGAATGAGGGCTGTAACCACATGCAATGTGCCAAG TGCAAGTATGATTTCTGCTGGATCTGTCTGGAAGAGTGGAAAAAACACAGCTCCTCTACAGGAGGTTACTACCGCTGCACACGCTACGAGGTCATCCAGCAAGTGGAGGAGCAGTCTAAAGAGATGACTGTTGAG GCTGAGAAGAAACACAAGAACTTCCAGGAATTGGATCGCTTCATGCACTATTACACCCGGTTTAAGAATCATGAGCACAGCTGCCag CTGGAAGAACGCCTTCTTAAAACGGCCAAAGACAAGATGGAACAGCTTAGCAAAGTTCTGAGTGGAA GAGAAGGCGGACCTCCAGATACTACTTTCATTGAAGATGCAGTGCATGAACTACTTAAGACTCGTCGTATTCTCAAGTGCTCTTACCCATATGGGTTCTTTTTGGAGCCCAAAAGcacaaaaaaggaaatatttgaaCTTATGCAG ACTGACTTGGAAATGGTGACAGAAGATCTTGCACAGAAAGTCAACCGGCCTTACCTCCGCACACCTCGTCATAAGATAATCCGCGCGGCCTGCCTGGTGCAGCAAAAAAGGCATGAGTTTTTGGCCTCCGTGGCAAGAGGTGTGGCACCAAATGATTCGCCCGAAGCCCCTCGACGCAG TTTTGCCGGTGGGACATGGGACTGGGAGTACTTGGGTTTCGCTTCTCCTGAG ATCCAGAGGAGTCATGCCTTTCTCGGGGGAATTGATCCGAGAGAGCACTATCAGTATACAGGAAGCCATCCGCAG GCGTATGCTGAGTTCCAGTACAGACGCAGACACAGGCAGCACAGAAGAGGAGACATGGCCAGCCTCCGCAGCAACACACCCGACCCTGATGACCCAGACCACAGCACTTTAG ACGCACAAGAAATTGGTGGTGGTCAGAGATCGGGTTTGCCCATG CTTCACGATTCTCTAGATGAGGATGATCCCAATATCCTGTTGGCGATCCAGCTTTCTCTGCAGGACTCTGGGCTGACTGCAGGCGGTGCTGGCATTGATGCTCAAGAGATCCTCACAAACGAAGCATCTCTTGGGGCCATCGGAACATCCCTGCCCACAAGGCTTGACCCGGTGCTGTGTGAGATAGACGTGCCCCGTGCTGCCCTGAGCAGCTCTGAGCTGTTAGAGGTGGGTGACAGCCTAAAGAAGCTCGGTAATATCAGTGGCCAGAATGTCCCTCCGCGTTATGACAATCTCAACAATCCTTCCTGTGAGGCAACTGAGGGCCCCTTTCAAGTTCCTTCAGGACATACGGAAACCTCTGATTTCAGTTCAGACAATGCCAACCTTCTAGGAAACATCATGGCTTGGTTTCATGACATGAATCCGCAGAATATCAGTTTGGTTCCTTCGGATAGTGATTTTGGCATTCAGTCAGTGAGAATGACAACAGAGCCGACCGAGTGCGCCATTCCACAGTGGACACCAGGGGGCGATAGAGAGGCGGAGCACGAGTTTGACTCCGTTATCGAGCGTGAGCCCGTCAGGCCCACACAGTTAGACCTGGTAGGTCTCCATATGTGTCCGGTGCCTCCTGCGTCGTCTGTCGAGTTGGGCGAAACTCCAAGCGGTTTGAATCCGTGTTACTCCGACACCCCAAAATGTGACTCGGACCCTGACCAGCCTAGCAGTAGCTCCTCTGAATGGGAGGGTCAAGTACATCTTGTATGA
- the LOC132158210 gene encoding ankyrin repeat and IBR domain-containing protein 1-like isoform X2, whose translation MGNTATKFRKALISGDEVLAYQLYEGNPQFKESLDPNTSYGEPYQHNTPLHYAARHAMTRILRSFLFSKDGNPNKRNMHNETTLHVLCMGPNILLSEGALQPRLARPYEDERRRAECLQMILKWTGAKLDRGEYESADISATDNKKNTPLHYAAASGMKTCVELLAKRCADLFAENENKETPCDCAERQHHKELALSLESQMVFSTDPHAEDIEAEYAALDRREFYEGLRVQDLRRLKDMLIVETADMLQVPLFTAEALLRAHDWDREKLLEAWMSNAENCCQRSGVQMPTPPPRGYNTWDTLPSPRTPRTTRSSITSPDEISLTPADDDRSLCGICMCAASMFEEPVDIPCGHEFCRGCWESFLNMKIQEGEAHNIFCPAYDCFQLVPVEVIESIVSREMDKRYLQFDIKAFVENNPAIRWCPRAGCDRAVRLAGQGPGASTSDPLSFPRLQAPAVDCGKGHLFCWECQGEAHEPCDCQTWKMWLQKVTDMKPEELAGVSEAYEDAANCLWLLSNAKPCANCKSPIQKNEGCNHMQCAKCKYDFCWICLEEWKKHSSSTGGYYRCTRYEVIQQVEEQSKEMTVEAEKKHKNFQELDRFMHYYTRFKNHEHSCQLEERLLKTAKDKMEQLSKVLSGREGGPPDTTFIEDAVHELLKTRRILKCSYPYGFFLEPKSTKKEIFELMQTDLEMVTEDLAQKVNRPYLRTPRHKIIRAACLVQQKRHEFLASVARGVAPNDSPEAPRRSFAGGTWDWEYLGFASPEAYAEFQYRRRHRQHRRGDMASLRSNTPDPDDPDHSTLDAQEIGGGQRSGLPMLHDSLDEDDPNILLAIQLSLQDSGLTAGGAGIDAQEILTNEASLGAIGTSLPTRLDPVLCEIDVPRAALSSSELLEVGDSLKKLGNISGQNVPPRYDNLNNPSCEATEGPFQVPSGHTETSDFSSDNANLLGNIMAWFHDMNPQNISLVPSDSDFGIQSVRMTTEPTECAIPQWTPGGDREAEHEFDSVIEREPVRPTQLDLVGLHMCPVPPASSVELGETPSGLNPCYSDTPKCDSDPDQPSSSSSEWEGQVHLV comes from the exons ATGGGGAACACGGCCACCAAGTTCCGCAAAGCACTGATCAGTGGAGATGAGGTTCTGGCCTATCAGCTCTACGAGGGCAACCCACAGTTCAAAGAGTCTCTGGACCCCAACACCTCATATGGGGAACCATACCAACACAACACCCCGCTCCATTATGCTGCCAGACATGCAATGACGCGCATACTCAG GTCCTTCCTGTTCAGCAAGGACGGGAACCCCAACAAACGTAACATGCACAATGAGACCACACTGCATGTGTTATGCATGGGGCCAAATATCTTGCTATCCGAAGGGGCTCTGCAGCCGCGTCTAGCCCGTCCCTATGAAGATGAACGCAGACGTGCCGAGTGCCTCCAGATGATCCTAAAGTGGACCGGCGCCAAACTGGACCGTGGTGAATATGAGAGTGCTGACATCAGTGCCACCGATAACAAGAAAAACACTCCACTACACTACGCTGCTGCCTCAGGGATGAAGACATGTGTGGAG CTTCTGGCGAAACGTTGTGCAGACCTGTTTGCAGAAAATGAAAACAAGGAGACCCCATGTGACTGTGCAGAAAGGCAGCACCATAAGGAGCTTGCACTCAGTCTGGAGTCTCAGATGGTCTTCTCCACTGACCCCCATGCAGAGGATATTGAGGCAGAGTATGCAGCTTTAGACCGCAGGGAG TTTTATGAAGGTTTGCGAGTGCAGGACCTCAGGAGACTGAAGGACATGCTGATAGTGGAGACGGCAGATATGTTGCAAGTTCCTCTCTTCACCGCAGAGGCTCTTCTTCGTGCACATG ACTGGGACAGAGAGAAACTCCTGGAAGCTTGGATGTCTAATGCTGAAAACTGCTGTCAGCGCTCAGGTGTTCAGATGCCAACTCCACCGCCCAGAGGCTATAACACCTGGGACACCCTGCCCTCACCCCGTACGCCTCGCACCACTCGCTCATCCATCACCTCCCCTGACGAAATCAGCCTGACCCCTGCTGATGATGATCGCTCCTTG TGTGGCATTTGTATGTGTGCAGCCTCCATGTTTGAGGAGCCTGTTGATATTCCATGTGGTCATGAGTTCTGCAGAGGATGCTGGGAAAG TTTCCTGAATATGAAGATTCAGGAGGGGGAGGCCCACAATATCTTCTGCCCAGCCTATGACTGCTTCCAGCTGGTTCCTGTTGAGGTTATTGAGAGCATTGTGTCCAGAGAGATGGACAAACGTTATCTGCAGTTTGACATCAAG GCATTTGTGGAGAATAATCCTGCTATCCGGTGGTGCCCGCGGGCTGGCTGTGATAGAGCAGTGCGATTGGCCGGACAGGGGCCAGGTGCCAGCACCTCTGACCCTCTCAGTTTTCCTCGCCTCCAGGCCCCTGCGGTGGACTGTGGCAAGGGCCATCTTTTCTGCTG GGAGTGCCAAGGAGAGGCCCATGAACCGTGTGACTGCCAAACTTGGAAGATGTGGCTCCAGAAAGTCACTGATATGAAACCAGAAGAAT TGGCAGGTGTAAGTGAGGCGTATGAAGATGCTGCCAACTGCCTGTGGTTACTCAGCAACGCCAAACCCTGTGCTAACTGCAAATCTCCCATTCAGAAGAATGAGGGCTGTAACCACATGCAATGTGCCAAG TGCAAGTATGATTTCTGCTGGATCTGTCTGGAAGAGTGGAAAAAACACAGCTCCTCTACAGGAGGTTACTACCGCTGCACACGCTACGAGGTCATCCAGCAAGTGGAGGAGCAGTCTAAAGAGATGACTGTTGAG GCTGAGAAGAAACACAAGAACTTCCAGGAATTGGATCGCTTCATGCACTATTACACCCGGTTTAAGAATCATGAGCACAGCTGCCag CTGGAAGAACGCCTTCTTAAAACGGCCAAAGACAAGATGGAACAGCTTAGCAAAGTTCTGAGTGGAA GAGAAGGCGGACCTCCAGATACTACTTTCATTGAAGATGCAGTGCATGAACTACTTAAGACTCGTCGTATTCTCAAGTGCTCTTACCCATATGGGTTCTTTTTGGAGCCCAAAAGcacaaaaaaggaaatatttgaaCTTATGCAG ACTGACTTGGAAATGGTGACAGAAGATCTTGCACAGAAAGTCAACCGGCCTTACCTCCGCACACCTCGTCATAAGATAATCCGCGCGGCCTGCCTGGTGCAGCAAAAAAGGCATGAGTTTTTGGCCTCCGTGGCAAGAGGTGTGGCACCAAATGATTCGCCCGAAGCCCCTCGACGCAG TTTTGCCGGTGGGACATGGGACTGGGAGTACTTGGGTTTCGCTTCTCCTGAG GCGTATGCTGAGTTCCAGTACAGACGCAGACACAGGCAGCACAGAAGAGGAGACATGGCCAGCCTCCGCAGCAACACACCCGACCCTGATGACCCAGACCACAGCACTTTAG ACGCACAAGAAATTGGTGGTGGTCAGAGATCGGGTTTGCCCATG CTTCACGATTCTCTAGATGAGGATGATCCCAATATCCTGTTGGCGATCCAGCTTTCTCTGCAGGACTCTGGGCTGACTGCAGGCGGTGCTGGCATTGATGCTCAAGAGATCCTCACAAACGAAGCATCTCTTGGGGCCATCGGAACATCCCTGCCCACAAGGCTTGACCCGGTGCTGTGTGAGATAGACGTGCCCCGTGCTGCCCTGAGCAGCTCTGAGCTGTTAGAGGTGGGTGACAGCCTAAAGAAGCTCGGTAATATCAGTGGCCAGAATGTCCCTCCGCGTTATGACAATCTCAACAATCCTTCCTGTGAGGCAACTGAGGGCCCCTTTCAAGTTCCTTCAGGACATACGGAAACCTCTGATTTCAGTTCAGACAATGCCAACCTTCTAGGAAACATCATGGCTTGGTTTCATGACATGAATCCGCAGAATATCAGTTTGGTTCCTTCGGATAGTGATTTTGGCATTCAGTCAGTGAGAATGACAACAGAGCCGACCGAGTGCGCCATTCCACAGTGGACACCAGGGGGCGATAGAGAGGCGGAGCACGAGTTTGACTCCGTTATCGAGCGTGAGCCCGTCAGGCCCACACAGTTAGACCTGGTAGGTCTCCATATGTGTCCGGTGCCTCCTGCGTCGTCTGTCGAGTTGGGCGAAACTCCAAGCGGTTTGAATCCGTGTTACTCCGACACCCCAAAATGTGACTCGGACCCTGACCAGCCTAGCAGTAGCTCCTCTGAATGGGAGGGTCAAGTACATCTTGTATGA